A single Candidatus Polarisedimenticolaceae bacterium DNA region contains:
- a CDS encoding prolyl oligopeptidase family serine peptidase yields the protein MIALSLALALLAASPSAAPTKAPLPDTPKKPVVDEYQGVKVSDDYRWLENADDPAVKAWGDAQTAHTRAFLDALSFREPVRKRLDTLIRSSSESYFGLVQRGGVLFALKLEPKKQQPYLVTRKNADDAPSERVIVDPNVLDASGKIAIDFFVPSLDGKRVAVSLSRNGSEAGDVHLYDVAGAKEIGELLPRVNNGTAGGSVAFAADGNGFWYTRYPRGNERPPEDAGFFQQVYFHKIGTRTEDDVYEIGKDFPRIGETTLEASEDGRYVVAQVKNGDGGEVEYFVRETSAAPGRWTQVSTFADRLVNSEIGLDGNIYFLSRKDAPKGKIIRVPLSTPTVDRGSVAVPEGEGAIAGFTTTKTRLYVVSRLGGPADLRVFDLATGRREKDVPVLDVSSVGELARLDDGSVLFNNVSYLKPPAWYRFDPKVGQARQTALAVRSAADFSDCELVREFAVSKDGTKIPLNILRRRGTKLDGRNPTLLYAYGGFGISEGPNFSAPRRVWLEQGGVYVVANIRGGGEYGDQWHLDGNLLKKQNVFDDFYAAARWLVEHGYTKPEMLAINGGSNGGLLMGAVLTQHPEMYRVVASRVGIYDMLRVETTQNGQFNVTEYGSIKDPAQFRALYGYSPLHHVKTGVVYPSVILTTGAYDPRVDSWHSKKFAAALQATGSPHPVLLRINFEGHGIGTSLDEFIAETADLYSFIFHELGVTPKFPMNP from the coding sequence ATGATCGCCTTGTCGCTCGCGCTTGCGCTACTTGCCGCATCGCCTTCCGCCGCCCCCACGAAGGCACCGCTTCCCGACACGCCGAAGAAGCCGGTCGTGGACGAGTACCAAGGCGTGAAGGTCAGCGACGATTACCGGTGGCTGGAGAACGCGGACGATCCGGCGGTGAAGGCCTGGGGCGACGCGCAGACGGCTCACACCCGTGCCTTCCTCGACGCATTGAGCTTCCGCGAGCCGGTGCGTAAGCGGCTCGACACGCTCATCCGCTCGTCGAGCGAGAGCTACTTCGGCCTCGTTCAGCGCGGCGGCGTTCTGTTTGCGCTCAAGCTGGAGCCAAAGAAACAGCAGCCGTACCTCGTGACGCGGAAGAACGCGGACGACGCGCCGTCGGAGCGAGTCATCGTCGATCCCAACGTGCTCGATGCGAGCGGGAAGATCGCCATCGATTTCTTCGTCCCCTCGCTCGACGGCAAGCGCGTCGCCGTCTCGCTATCGCGCAACGGCAGCGAGGCCGGCGATGTGCATCTGTACGACGTCGCCGGCGCGAAGGAGATCGGCGAGCTCCTTCCGCGCGTCAACAACGGAACGGCCGGCGGCAGCGTCGCCTTCGCGGCTGATGGCAACGGCTTCTGGTACACGCGCTACCCACGCGGGAACGAGCGGCCCCCGGAAGACGCAGGCTTTTTCCAGCAGGTCTACTTCCACAAGATCGGCACCCGGACCGAGGATGACGTCTACGAGATCGGAAAGGACTTCCCACGCATCGGCGAGACGACTCTCGAGGCGAGCGAGGACGGCAGGTACGTCGTGGCCCAGGTCAAGAACGGCGACGGTGGCGAGGTCGAGTACTTCGTGAGGGAGACGAGCGCCGCCCCGGGTCGCTGGACGCAGGTCTCGACGTTCGCCGACCGTTTGGTGAATTCCGAAATCGGCCTCGACGGAAACATCTACTTCTTGTCGCGCAAGGATGCGCCCAAAGGAAAGATCATCCGGGTGCCGCTCTCCACCCCCACGGTGGATCGCGGAAGCGTCGCCGTCCCGGAGGGTGAGGGAGCCATCGCGGGCTTCACGACGACGAAGACCAGGCTCTACGTCGTCTCGCGCCTCGGCGGTCCGGCCGACCTCCGGGTTTTCGATCTCGCCACCGGACGGCGCGAAAAAGACGTCCCGGTTCTCGATGTCTCGAGCGTCGGGGAGCTCGCGCGCCTCGACGACGGCTCCGTGCTCTTCAACAACGTCAGCTACTTGAAGCCCCCAGCGTGGTACCGATTCGACCCCAAGGTCGGCCAAGCGCGGCAGACCGCGCTCGCCGTGCGCAGTGCCGCGGATTTCTCCGACTGCGAGCTGGTGCGCGAGTTCGCCGTCTCGAAGGACGGCACGAAGATCCCCCTCAACATCTTGCGCCGCCGCGGCACCAAGCTCGACGGCAGGAATCCCACGTTGCTGTACGCCTACGGCGGCTTCGGTATCTCGGAGGGCCCGAACTTCTCGGCGCCGCGAAGGGTGTGGCTCGAGCAGGGCGGTGTGTACGTGGTCGCCAACATCCGCGGAGGCGGTGAATACGGCGATCAGTGGCACCTCGACGGGAATCTCCTCAAGAAGCAGAACGTCTTCGACGACTTCTACGCCGCCGCCCGCTGGCTCGTCGAGCACGGTTACACGAAGCCCGAGATGCTCGCGATCAACGGCGGCTCGAACGGCGGGCTGCTCATGGGGGCCGTGCTCACGCAGCATCCCGAGATGTACCGCGTCGTGGCGAGCCGCGTCGGCATCTACGACATGCTGCGTGTCGAGACGACGCAAAACGGTCAGTTCAACGTCACCGAGTACGGCTCGATCAAAGACCCGGCGCAGTTCAGAGCGTTGTACGGCTACTCGCCGCTCCACCACGTGAAAACCGGGGTCGTCTACCCGTCGGTCATTCTCACCACGGGCGCTTACGACCCACGCGTCGATTCGTGGCACTCGAAGAAATTCGCCGCGGCGCTCCAGGCGACGGGCTCGCCGCACCCGGTGCTCCTGCGCATCAACTTCGAAGGCCACGGCATCGGCACCTCGCTCGATGAGTTCATCGCGGAGACGGCCGACCTCTACAGCTTCATCTTCCACGAGCTCGGCGTGACACCGAAGTTCCCCATGAATCCGTAG
- a CDS encoding aminotransferase class I/II-fold pyridoxal phosphate-dependent enzyme: MPMPISRRAFAGVIGFAAGAALLDKPLVRAATDRRPQREGAIRLDSNENPYGPSAKALAALIAANPIANRYPDDAEETMRSALAKLHGVASEQVVLGCGSSEILQMADLVSTGPGRAAVAAEPTFEAVLHYARVLRADPVTVPLTSDFRHDLPKMAAACRTGAGLVYVCNPNNPTGTIVSGDELAGFVSNVPLGTTILIDEAYFHFVEDQTYRSAIELIPKHPNVVVARTFSKIYGMAGLRLGYAVGAKDRIAEMAKYATFSNANAAVLAAALASLQEPDLVARQRGLLNDTRRWLIAEMSRQGRKTIASHTNFVMIDVGGDVKPVIEAFRERNILVGRKFPSLPNWLRITIGLPDEVKAFAAALLEIVPSKAAA; encoded by the coding sequence ATGCCGATGCCGATCTCTCGAAGAGCCTTTGCCGGAGTCATCGGTTTCGCCGCCGGCGCGGCGCTGCTCGACAAGCCGCTGGTGCGCGCCGCTACGGACCGTCGACCGCAGCGAGAGGGCGCGATTCGCCTGGACTCGAACGAGAATCCCTACGGACCATCGGCAAAGGCCCTCGCGGCACTCATCGCCGCGAATCCCATCGCCAACCGATATCCGGACGATGCCGAGGAGACGATGCGCTCGGCACTCGCCAAGCTGCACGGCGTCGCGTCCGAGCAGGTCGTCCTCGGGTGCGGGTCGTCCGAGATCCTCCAGATGGCGGACCTCGTCTCGACTGGTCCGGGGCGAGCCGCCGTTGCTGCGGAGCCGACGTTCGAGGCGGTCCTTCACTACGCTAGGGTGCTTCGCGCAGACCCGGTGACGGTTCCGCTCACGTCGGACTTCCGGCACGACTTGCCGAAGATGGCGGCGGCGTGCCGGACGGGAGCGGGCCTCGTGTACGTCTGCAACCCGAACAATCCTACCGGCACGATCGTCTCGGGCGACGAGCTCGCCGGCTTCGTGTCGAACGTGCCGCTTGGGACCACGATCCTCATCGACGAGGCGTACTTCCACTTCGTGGAAGACCAGACTTATCGGAGCGCGATCGAGCTGATCCCGAAGCATCCGAACGTCGTCGTGGCGCGGACCTTCTCGAAAATCTACGGAATGGCGGGCCTGCGCTTGGGGTACGCGGTCGGCGCGAAAGACCGCATCGCCGAGATGGCGAAGTACGCGACGTTCTCGAACGCCAACGCCGCGGTTCTCGCAGCCGCGCTCGCCAGCCTGCAGGAACCCGACCTCGTGGCGCGCCAACGCGGCCTGCTGAACGATACGCGGCGCTGGCTGATCGCCGAGATGAGCCGGCAGGGGCGAAAGACGATCGCGTCGCACACCAACTTCGTCATGATCGATGTCGGCGGCGACGTGAAACCGGTGATCGAAGCCTTTCGCGAGCGGAACATCCTCGTCGGCCGGAAGTTCCCGTCCCTCCCGAACTGGCTTCGTATCACGATCGGACTGCCGGACGAGGTGAAGGCATTCGCGGCCGCTCTCCTAGAGATCGTTCCCTCGAAGGCCGCCGCCTAA
- a CDS encoding helix-turn-helix transcriptional regulator, with product MTRNSSTFEIGPRLAAIRAGRGLSQGTTARLAGLAPAYLSRIETSRVHPSFTTVMRVLEALHADLDDLHTPDSHEPHRHPVCPVSARGDCLLQLIRGSAEVTRADGREAYSPREINILRSLAVFMRTGSPERVRAVELLLAELLDKSPGH from the coding sequence ATGACACGGAATTCTTCAACGTTTGAAATTGGACCCCGCCTCGCCGCGATCCGCGCGGGCCGAGGACTCTCGCAGGGAACGACCGCGCGTCTCGCCGGCCTCGCGCCCGCGTATCTCTCGCGGATCGAAACGTCGCGTGTGCACCCGAGCTTCACGACGGTCATGCGCGTCCTCGAAGCGCTGCATGCCGACCTCGACGATCTCCACACGCCCGACAGCCACGAACCGCATCGTCATCCCGTGTGCCCGGTGAGCGCGCGCGGCGACTGTCTCCTTCAACTGATCCGCGGCAGCGCCGAAGTGACACGCGCCGACGGTCGCGAGGCCTACTCGCCTCGCGAGATCAACATCCTGAGAAGCCTCGCCGTCTTCATGCGCACGGGCAGCCCGGAGCGGGTCCGGGCGGTCGAGCTGTTGCTGGCAGAGCTCCTGGACAAGTCGCCGGGGCATTGA
- a CDS encoding Hsp20/alpha crystallin family protein yields MTEVMQALNEVKDLYTKFLGQPAPEIGPGWYAPFPPGADPMRYAIAEVEELKKLLLHARTPQIPIAWIPRADVFAGREAVVIRLEIPGVKRDQLKVLVAEGECIVRGERPTPAEDKKLQPIGLEFPFGTFERRFALPMHAAPEKLTAKYADGILEVTVPIVELPAPKEMKVEIA; encoded by the coding sequence ATGACCGAGGTCATGCAAGCGCTCAACGAAGTGAAGGACCTCTACACGAAGTTCCTCGGGCAACCGGCGCCCGAGATCGGACCGGGCTGGTATGCCCCGTTCCCGCCCGGCGCGGACCCGATGAGGTACGCCATTGCGGAGGTCGAGGAGCTGAAGAAGCTCCTTCTCCACGCCCGCACGCCGCAGATTCCGATCGCCTGGATTCCGCGCGCCGACGTCTTCGCGGGGCGCGAGGCGGTCGTGATCCGCCTCGAGATCCCCGGCGTGAAGCGGGACCAGCTCAAGGTGCTCGTCGCCGAAGGGGAATGCATCGTTCGCGGCGAGAGACCGACTCCGGCCGAGGACAAGAAGCTCCAGCCGATCGGCCTCGAGTTCCCGTTCGGAACGTTCGAGAGGCGCTTCGCGCTGCCGATGCACGCCGCGCCGGAGAAACTGACCGCCAAGTACGCCGACGGCATCCTCGAGGTGACGGTCCCGATCGTGGAGCTGCCCGCACCGAAAGAGATGAAGGTCGAGATCGCATGA
- a CDS encoding AAA family ATPase yields MFSDVLKAALESEIAGQPAAIASAIRGTTRVMSGLTPRERSWCAYMFMGPSGTGKTQLVRTLARTLHGEGRGLFIADCAQFMHGDPWWAFSAQILPMFSQPRFEDGGALLEAPPFSVVLIEYLERGRKEIGKALTAALDSGRLTLPGGRLGSLRGCLVFITTSLCSREILEESPKIGFAGATGPGLEDDRVLQMCRAEASEHFGDDLVNRLDGLVVFHKLHDEHLREIFDRRFERMNRWILSRGFRCELEPAARAFLLERSKGDAKLGARELVRVFRRHLEFPVADLMISRRIPSGGIVRIDHVESEEHLHFTVMPSPAVATTASPRTHAPREVGIEWGTLAP; encoded by the coding sequence ATGTTCTCGGACGTCCTGAAAGCGGCCTTGGAATCGGAGATCGCGGGACAGCCCGCAGCTATCGCGAGCGCCATCCGCGGAACGACGCGCGTGATGAGCGGGCTGACGCCGCGCGAGCGGAGCTGGTGCGCCTACATGTTCATGGGGCCCAGCGGCACGGGGAAGACGCAGCTCGTCCGCACGCTCGCGCGGACGCTCCACGGCGAAGGGCGTGGCCTCTTCATCGCCGATTGCGCGCAGTTCATGCACGGCGACCCGTGGTGGGCCTTCTCCGCGCAGATCCTTCCGATGTTCTCCCAGCCCCGATTCGAAGACGGGGGGGCTCTTCTCGAAGCGCCGCCCTTCTCCGTGGTGCTCATCGAGTACCTCGAACGGGGACGCAAGGAGATCGGCAAGGCCCTGACGGCGGCCCTGGACTCGGGACGTCTCACCCTCCCCGGCGGAAGACTCGGCAGCTTGAGAGGCTGCCTGGTGTTCATCACGACGAGCCTGTGCTCGCGCGAGATCCTCGAGGAGAGCCCGAAGATCGGATTCGCCGGAGCGACGGGTCCCGGCCTGGAGGACGACCGCGTGCTCCAGATGTGCCGGGCGGAGGCTTCGGAGCATTTCGGGGACGATCTCGTCAACCGGCTCGACGGGCTCGTCGTCTTCCACAAGCTGCATGACGAGCACCTGCGCGAGATCTTCGACCGGCGGTTCGAGAGGATGAACCGCTGGATCTTGAGCCGCGGGTTCCGCTGCGAGCTTGAACCCGCCGCCCGGGCGTTCCTCCTCGAGCGCTCGAAAGGCGACGCCAAGTTGGGTGCGCGCGAGCTCGTGCGCGTCTTCCGCCGGCACCTCGAGTTTCCCGTGGCCGATCTGATGATCAGCCGCCGCATCCCCTCTGGCGGGATCGTGCGGATCGACCACGTGGAGAGCGAGGAGCACCTCCACTTCACGGTGATGCCCTCTCCCGCCGTCGCAACCACCGCATCGCCGCGAACACACGCCCCCCGCGAGGTGGGGATCGAGTGGGGGACCCTCGCGCCCTAG
- a CDS encoding glycosyltransferase family 39 protein produces the protein MAFRSERLGALAAFLVAGTVLFAGLGAVPLMQPDEGRNAEVAREMAASGSWLVPTLEGNPYLDKPAAYFAAVAVSLEALGTNEWGARMPSALFGLAILACLYAFARRFYDGATAAFVVISVATMPLFIAFSRIVIMDIALALCTSVAILAAFVAEAGATPDRRWHRVSAAAVGAGMLVKGPVGALVPGLVLIAFFWTSGRPRALRRVFSPLNFVIVLGLFLPWFFALVHAHPEFFHYGVVEESLNRFFTKTFNRGQPFWFFGPVFIATTMPWTILMAPLTVLAWRERKRLQPPDRLFILWTIVVLVFFSLSRTKQPGYILSGVIAAGVLVGRGLGAARASRAILGAALALAVVTLLGALALTLVARRGFGEKQAWLDLVWPQLVCALLVMALLGLLAWRSRRPGYAAASFATLQIALFTVAFPGARAYASTRSVKSLAEALAPLPRTTEIAAFESYPAGLSFYLGRTLTLVDDDAAALRSNFVTYWLKRQTTPPPALVSSSARGAWLAARTGDLVVVAPDAERDRLAGWLGDRAPVHRIAAGWSGAFRPAGGR, from the coding sequence ATGGCGTTCCGGTCGGAGAGGCTCGGCGCACTCGCCGCGTTCCTCGTGGCGGGGACGGTGCTGTTCGCAGGGCTCGGTGCCGTGCCGCTCATGCAGCCCGACGAGGGCCGGAACGCGGAGGTCGCCCGCGAGATGGCCGCGAGCGGCTCGTGGCTCGTGCCGACGCTCGAAGGCAACCCGTACCTGGACAAGCCGGCGGCCTATTTCGCCGCGGTCGCGGTGTCGCTCGAGGCACTGGGGACGAATGAGTGGGGCGCGCGGATGCCGTCGGCGCTGTTCGGTCTCGCGATCCTGGCGTGCCTCTACGCGTTCGCGCGGCGGTTCTACGACGGCGCCACGGCCGCGTTCGTGGTGATCTCCGTGGCGACGATGCCGCTCTTCATCGCGTTCTCGCGGATCGTGATCATGGACATCGCGCTCGCGCTTTGCACGAGCGTCGCGATCCTGGCGGCGTTCGTCGCCGAGGCCGGAGCGACGCCCGACCGGCGATGGCACCGCGTCAGCGCCGCGGCCGTCGGGGCCGGGATGCTCGTGAAGGGGCCGGTCGGCGCCCTCGTGCCGGGGCTCGTGCTCATCGCCTTCTTCTGGACGAGCGGCCGTCCGCGGGCGCTGCGGCGCGTGTTCTCACCGCTGAACTTCGTCATCGTGCTGGGACTGTTCCTTCCCTGGTTCTTCGCGCTCGTGCACGCGCACCCCGAGTTCTTCCACTACGGGGTCGTCGAGGAGTCGCTCAACCGGTTCTTCACGAAAACCTTCAATCGTGGGCAGCCGTTCTGGTTCTTCGGGCCGGTGTTCATCGCCACCACGATGCCGTGGACGATCCTGATGGCGCCCCTCACCGTGCTCGCGTGGCGCGAGCGGAAACGCTTGCAGCCCCCCGACCGGCTCTTCATCCTCTGGACGATCGTCGTGCTCGTCTTCTTCTCGCTCTCGCGCACCAAGCAGCCCGGGTACATCCTGAGCGGCGTGATCGCGGCGGGGGTGCTGGTGGGGCGAGGGCTCGGGGCCGCGCGCGCGTCACGGGCGATCCTGGGTGCCGCCCTTGCGCTTGCGGTCGTGACGCTGCTCGGCGCGCTGGCGCTCACCCTGGTCGCGCGACGTGGCTTCGGCGAGAAGCAGGCGTGGCTCGACCTCGTGTGGCCGCAGCTCGTCTGCGCGCTCCTCGTCATGGCGCTCCTCGGGCTGCTCGCGTGGCGCAGCCGCCGGCCCGGCTACGCCGCGGCTTCCTTCGCGACGCTCCAGATCGCGCTCTTCACGGTCGCGTTTCCCGGCGCACGCGCCTACGCGAGCACCCGGTCGGTCAAGTCGCTCGCCGAGGCGCTTGCGCCACTGCCGCGGACGACCGAGATCGCGGCGTTCGAGAGCTACCCCGCGGGCCTCTCGTTCTACCTCGGCCGGACGCTCACCTTGGTCGACGACGACGCCGCGGCGCTCCGCAGCAACTTCGTCACGTACTGGCTGAAGCGGCAGACCACGCCGCCGCCCGCGCTCGTCTCGTCGTCGGCTCGCGGCGCATGGCTCGCCGCCCGCACGGGCGACCTCGTCGTCGTCGCACCGGACGCCGAGCGTGACCGCCTCGCCGGGTGGCTCGGCGACCGCGCGCCGGTCCATCGGATCGCCGCGGGATGGTCGGGGGCGTTTCGCCCGGCCGGGGGCCGCTGA
- the asnB gene encoding asparagine synthase (glutamine-hydrolyzing) — protein MCGICGVVGLAPGPFEARRERAAASLHRLRHRGPDETHLAPAGSGAIGATRLAIRGLHSGSQPFVDERTGVVVACNGEIDNHRELRHWLTGRGHSIPQETDVAVIPALYLEEGDAFAERLIGAFAVAVWDPRAPRIVLARDRAGEKPLFYVVRGDEVAFASELAGLATDADLDLRIDPGAIAGYMRRGCFVAPQTPFVGVSRVRPGEVVTIEPGRVVTRKYWNLRFAADPAVETSEEAFDRVFTTAVARQSDVSVPCGVFLSGGLDSSLVTAVARKVQPLRPLRAFTIRFAEQSYDEGGAAAEAAKALDVPWTSVEVGSADVRREIELLVSVSGEPLADPAWIPASMLSRRAVEDVRLVMVGEGADELFGGYPTYIGALLASRYGRLPGAIKSLIASAVNGLPVSDKKITVSYLLKRFVEGDAYSGLARHLVWTSQIAPHLLRSLGVPPEPAIGDGGGDILDVVQCSDFETTLAEGLLTKADRAGMGCALELRAPFLDLDVLRFASALPATDRVRGFTTKVFLKRFARRYLPVSLIERRKRGLSVPLASWLRGPLYDWTRERLASSRLEAVGLDSRAAVAILDEHRARKADRARAIWTIVVLSVWLEWLAGVRGKSVVGGQ, from the coding sequence ATGTGCGGCATCTGCGGCGTCGTCGGTCTCGCGCCCGGTCCCTTCGAAGCGCGACGGGAGCGTGCGGCGGCATCGCTTCACCGCCTCCGCCATCGCGGCCCGGACGAGACGCACCTCGCCCCCGCCGGTAGCGGCGCGATCGGCGCGACGCGCCTGGCGATCCGCGGCCTGCACTCGGGCTCGCAACCGTTCGTCGACGAGCGCACGGGAGTCGTGGTCGCCTGCAACGGCGAGATCGACAACCACCGCGAGCTGCGCCACTGGCTCACGGGACGCGGGCATTCGATCCCCCAGGAAACCGACGTCGCCGTGATCCCGGCGCTCTACCTCGAGGAAGGCGACGCCTTCGCCGAGCGTCTCATCGGCGCCTTCGCCGTCGCCGTGTGGGACCCGCGCGCGCCGCGGATCGTCCTCGCGCGGGATCGTGCGGGAGAGAAGCCGCTCTTCTACGTCGTACGCGGCGACGAGGTCGCGTTCGCCTCCGAGCTGGCCGGCCTCGCGACCGACGCCGACCTCGATCTCCGCATCGACCCCGGCGCGATCGCCGGCTACATGCGGCGGGGCTGCTTCGTCGCGCCTCAGACGCCGTTCGTCGGGGTCTCGCGCGTGCGGCCCGGCGAGGTCGTCACGATCGAGCCGGGGCGCGTCGTCACCCGGAAGTACTGGAATCTTCGTTTCGCCGCCGACCCTGCGGTCGAGACGAGCGAGGAGGCGTTCGATCGCGTCTTCACGACGGCGGTCGCGCGGCAGAGCGACGTCTCGGTCCCCTGCGGCGTCTTCCTGTCGGGCGGCCTCGACTCGTCGCTCGTCACCGCGGTGGCCCGGAAGGTCCAGCCTCTTCGCCCGCTCCGCGCCTTCACGATCCGCTTCGCCGAGCAGTCGTACGACGAGGGCGGCGCCGCCGCCGAGGCCGCGAAAGCCCTCGACGTCCCCTGGACCTCGGTCGAGGTGGGCTCCGCCGACGTCCGTCGCGAGATCGAGCTGCTCGTGTCCGTGTCGGGCGAGCCTCTCGCCGACCCGGCGTGGATCCCGGCGTCGATGCTCTCGCGCCGGGCGGTCGAGGACGTGCGCCTCGTCATGGTGGGCGAAGGCGCCGACGAGCTGTTCGGCGGCTACCCGACCTACATCGGCGCGCTCCTCGCGAGCCGCTACGGCCGCCTCCCCGGCGCGATCAAATCGCTCATCGCCTCGGCGGTGAACGGGCTGCCGGTGAGCGACAAGAAGATCACGGTCTCTTACCTCTTGAAGCGCTTCGTCGAGGGCGATGCGTACTCGGGACTCGCGCGCCATCTCGTCTGGACGTCGCAGATCGCGCCGCATCTCCTGCGGTCGCTCGGCGTCCCGCCCGAGCCGGCGATCGGGGACGGAGGCGGCGACATCCTCGACGTCGTCCAGTGCAGCGATTTCGAGACGACGCTCGCCGAGGGGCTGCTCACCAAGGCCGACCGCGCGGGGATGGGATGCGCGCTCGAGCTGCGCGCGCCGTTCCTCGACCTCGACGTGCTCCGGTTCGCTTCGGCTCTCCCGGCGACGGACCGCGTGCGTGGGTTCACGACGAAGGTGTTCTTGAAGCGTTTCGCGCGGCGCTACCTGCCGGTCTCGCTCATCGAGCGGCGGAAGCGCGGCCTGTCGGTCCCGCTCGCGTCGTGGCTGCGCGGTCCGCTCTACGACTGGACGCGCGAGCGGCTCGCGTCGTCGCGCCTCGAGGCCGTCGGTCTCGACTCCCGCGCCGCAGTCGCCATCCTGGACGAGCACCGCGCGCGCAAGGCCGACCGCGCCCGCGCGATCTGGACGATCGTCGTGCTCTCCGTTTGGCTCGAGTGGCTCGCCGGAGTGCGCGGAAAGTCAGTCGTCGGTGGTCAGTAG